The sequence below is a genomic window from Haematobia irritans isolate KBUSLIRL chromosome 3, ASM5000362v1, whole genome shotgun sequence.
aacgtatacactttttgtttgaaaaataaaatagtaaaatataaacgaaaaatagaaGAGAAAATTGCCACAAAAATGACTAAAACAGGAAACAACATTTACACAAGATATTGCACAAAAGGCTTGTGAGGAAGAGAGGAATGAGATGAgggtataaaatttaatttcaagagAGAAAGAAAAACCTAAAGACAAACCAGCAGAGtaagataaaatttaatttacataaaaagATAATTGAAATAGTGCACTCTTTTCGCAgtttgttattttgtaaaatattgctGAATACTTTTGTAGGTAAAATGATGATTTACTTCTTAAAACTAAAGATttctttcttaaatataatatacacaaagacAAGTATCGCTTCTATATACacctatcaataattttgggagatttaattacaacaaattaacatttaattaataCATGTTTGAGGTAACAACCTAAAGCGAgtttcatattccttttctgggaACCCTTCATAATGTCCCACGTCTAGACTGATATTGCATTTGTGGACATCTCATTGTATTGTTGAgcctgttgctgctgttgttgttgctgctgagtTTTGGTCTGGGAGGTTAAAAGCATGGATCGATATACTTCGGAAAGTAGATTCCACATGGGAGGTGGTGAGGTGGCATCAACACTTCCTGAGCTATCCAATGAATCTAGACTTTGGCTTTGAGCTGCAGCTGCCGCTGCTGCAGCGGCAAACATTTGCGATTGTAACAGTCTCAATTGTTGCTCTTCAGCTGAGAGTGGTGATGGTTCGGGGGAGGGGATAATTTGTGATTTCTTACTTGGCTGCGAAGCAGAGAGATCCAGACAGTTTGATTCTTCTTCATCTTGTTCCATTTTAATGGTAACCGGAGAGCTATGGCCACAGGACATTTCCGATTCACTGCAGGACCTCTTACGTTTACCCaataaattatccatagaaaaacTATGAGAAGTCTTGGTATTTGTGGTCAAAGCGGATGAAGATGATGTGGAAGAAGGGCTGGCCATTAGTCTTTCTTGAGATCTAATTTCTTCTTCTGCTGAGCGTTTATGTAAACTAAAGTCCAGGGGTTCATTGGAATCTTCAGTGTGAATTGCATTTGGTTTTTCCACCTCATCTTCTATGGAAACCGAGATCAATTCCTCCTCCTCCGCATCATGCTCTTCATCATCAACTTCACGACAATAATCATCAACATCACTGTGACTACCTTGACTAGCACTAGATCCCTGGACATCGAGAACATAGCCTTCATCATCATCGTTATCTGAGTTATTGGAAGCGC
It includes:
- the disco gene encoding disconnected, encoding MEHLMTAFMPPAYLLGHHSPAAAAAALSSSSATTSPATSPTMASGSLNKPKRWGSPPVNMGGQYINPATGKKRVQCSICFKTFCDKGALKIHFSAVHLREMHKCTVEGCNMVFSSRRSRNRHSANPNPKLHSPHIRRKISPHDGRTAQQFPVFPIGPAGLLPGGPAAFSGLMPSAAFPGAHPHPGPMFGDFSNPSGVPNFHHMLGHERLPAYHSSSASNNSDNDDDEGYVLDVQGSSASQGSHSDVDDYCREVDDEEHDAEEEELISVSIEDEVEKPNAIHTEDSNEPLDFSLHKRSAEEEIRSQERLMASPSSTSSSSALTTNTKTSHSFSMDNLLGKRKRSCSESEMSCGHSSPVTIKMEQDEEESNCLDLSASQPSKKSQIIPSPEPSPLSAEEQQLRLLQSQMFAAAAAAAAAQSQSLDSLDSSGSVDATSPPPMWNLLSEVYRSMLLTSQTKTQQQQQQQQQAQQYNEMSTNAISV